The window GTCGGCGACGGGACGCTCGACGGTGACGGTCTTGGTGACCGAGCGGGCGGTGGTGGGGGCGGTGCTCATGGTGGCGTCTTTCAGGAGGTTGGTGGTGCGGTGGGCCGTGGGAGGGCTTCACCGAGTAGGCGGCGTATCCATTCCTCCAGCTGGTGGCGCTGGGCCGGGTCGAGGCTGGCGAAGAAGTGGGCGTCGTTGCGGTCGGCGATCTCGGCCAGCTGCGGGGCCAGGTCGCGGCCGGTGTCGGTCAGTGCCAGCCGCAGCGTGCGGCGGGATGTGGGGTCTGGTTCGCGGGTCATCAGGCCTTTGGCGGCCAGGCGGTCGACCAGGCGGGAGACCGCGCCGGCGTCGATGTCCATGTACCGGGCCACTTCCCGGGTGGTGGTGGCGTCGCCGCGGTGAACGGTGATCAGGACTGCCCACTGGGAGACGGTCACGTCATGTTGGGCGAGTTCGCGTTCGAACCGGCTGTGGACTTCGTCGGAGAGGCGGCGGAGCCAGTAGCCGAGATGATCACGCAGGCCGCTGCTGGAAGCTGTCACCCTTCCAGATTGAATGCCGCGACAACTGTTGTCAAGGCAACAATGGGTTCTTGCCGGGGATGACCACCTATTTGCGAGTTCTCGTCGCCCGTCTCGTCCACCACAAGCATCACGTCCATGGAGCCGAGCTGCTCCACCGTCCATGCCGCGGCCGACCGGCGTATCGCCTCGGTGTCGAAGCGGGCACGGGAGAGGAAGTGCTGCAGAACGTGCGGACCGGTGTGGCCGATGGCCTCGGCCAGCGACCAGCAGTTCGCCGAGTCCTTGACCATCAGCAGCCCCTGAACCATGTTCCGGCAGGTCAGCCGCGTCTCCCGGCGTGGGAAACAGCCCGCGACCCGGCCCATCAAGGCCTCGAAGGACTCGACCCACAGGCCGTGTACTACCGTGGCCTGCGCGGCCACCGCCTCTTGATCTGTCTTCACAAACGATCACGATGCAGGTGGCCGCACCTCTGCCCGCAGGCACCCCACCCACCACGCTGACCAGCGACGACGTCCTACGCCTCACGAACTACAGCTGCCGTGACTACAGCTGCCGTGTCAGAAGTCGCGCTCGTCCTGCAACCAGCCACATCAAACCGGGGCAGAACGACTCAAGGGAGAACTACGCCGGGGCCGTGGAATCAAGACACGCCACCAATTCACCCAACCGAACGGCCAAGCTTCCCCCACCCCACCACCACATCCCACCCAAAATTCAAAAACCACACCCAACAGAAAAAGGAAACTCGGATGCGTTCCACACGCCCGGCACTCGCCATCACCACAACACTCCTCGCACTCAGCAGCCTGGGAACCATCGCCTACGCCGACACCAGCGACCCCGAACACGGCGATAAAAAATGCAATATCGTTAACAGCGGCAACAACGACAACATTTCCTGCGAAAGCATGATCATCGGAGACAACAACACCACCGGCACCGGACACGTTGTTGGGCTCGCAGCCCTGAACCCACCGCTCTCTCAACCACAATGCAGCGTCGTCAGCGGGAACAGCGCCCAATGCGTCTTCAACATTGCAGGAAGCTACACTTTCCAGATTCCGGAAGGTGTGCAATCGGTGAACGTTTCCGCTACGGGCGCCAGCGGCGCCAGCGCATATCGAGCCGCGGGCGGGCTTGGCGCAGAGGTCACAGGCACTCTCAGCGTGC of the Streptomyces sp. NBC_01264 genome contains:
- a CDS encoding MarR family winged helix-turn-helix transcriptional regulator, whose amino-acid sequence is MTASSSGLRDHLGYWLRRLSDEVHSRFERELAQHDVTVSQWAVLITVHRGDATTTREVARYMDIDAGAVSRLVDRLAAKGLMTREPDPTSRRTLRLALTDTGRDLAPQLAEIADRNDAHFFASLDPAQRHQLEEWIRRLLGEALPRPTAPPTS
- a CDS encoding transposase, coding for MKTDQEAVAAQATVVHGLWVESFEALMGRVAGCFPRRETRLTCRNMVQGLLMVKDSANCWSLAEAIGHTGPHVLQHFLSRARFDTEAIRRSAAAWTVEQLGSMDVMLVVDETGDENSQIGGHPRQEPIVALTTVVAAFNLEG